One genomic window of Azospirillum sp. TSH58 includes the following:
- a CDS encoding urease accessory protein UreD gives MADALMKKVAVHGAATVRFEHRHGATRLATLYHHDPLRVLLPDPRAGDLPIAVLVTTSGGLVGGDRLDVALSAGPGATALVTTQAAEKVYRSAGPDCRIDTRVTVEAGGWLEWMPQEAIVFEGSRLRRLTRLELEGDARLIAGEMLVFGRAAFGETVTRGLVRDAWEVVRDGRLAWADALHMDGDLAETLAHPAGFGGAGACATLLYAAPDAGSRRDALREAAERLEGVRVGVTAFDGLLVVRILGGEARSVRGAYAALWSHLRSAAAGLPVRLPRLWEV, from the coding sequence GTGGCTGACGCGTTGATGAAGAAGGTCGCCGTCCATGGCGCGGCGACGGTGCGGTTCGAGCATCGCCATGGGGCCACCCGCCTCGCCACGCTCTACCACCACGACCCGCTGCGGGTGCTGCTGCCCGACCCGCGGGCGGGGGACCTGCCCATCGCGGTGCTGGTCACCACCTCCGGCGGGCTGGTCGGCGGCGACCGGCTGGACGTCGCCCTGTCGGCGGGGCCGGGGGCGACGGCGCTGGTGACGACCCAGGCGGCGGAGAAGGTCTACCGTTCCGCCGGGCCGGACTGCCGCATCGACACCCGCGTGACCGTGGAGGCCGGCGGCTGGCTGGAATGGATGCCGCAGGAGGCCATCGTCTTCGAGGGCTCCCGTCTGCGCCGCCTGACCCGGCTGGAACTGGAGGGCGACGCCCGCCTGATCGCCGGCGAGATGCTGGTCTTCGGGCGCGCCGCCTTCGGCGAGACGGTGACCCGCGGCCTCGTCCGCGACGCCTGGGAGGTCGTGCGCGACGGCCGCCTCGCCTGGGCCGACGCCCTGCACATGGACGGCGACCTCGCCGAGACGCTGGCCCACCCGGCGGGATTCGGCGGGGCCGGGGCCTGCGCCACGCTGCTCTACGCCGCCCCCGACGCCGGCAGCCGGCGCGACGCGCTGCGCGAGGCGGCGGAGAGGCTGGAGGGCGTGCGGGTCGGCGTCACCGCCTTCGACGGGCTGCTGGTCGTCCGCATCCTGGGCGGCGAGGCGCGATCGGTGCGCGGTGCCTACGCGGCGCTGTGGTCGCATCTGCGCTCGGCGGCGGCGGGCCTCCCGGTCAGATTGCCGCGGCTGTGGGAGGTCTGA